From one Gemmatimonadota bacterium genomic stretch:
- a CDS encoding site-specific integrase yields MSVIKRKDGRWRIDIVIRRGGKAVRVKQAAKGARNKSEAQAMERTLRAKLEHKRDPGSKAPDFGDFAKDFLEKYAKVNNKLSEYQSKKQILDTHLTPWFSGNRLDEIADEDVEAYKAAKVELKLSPKTVNNHLAVLSKLYSLAIDWHRVSSGPRIKRLRVPVQDFDFLTFDEADRLIASAGDWRHMVAFALNTGLRHGELLGLRWSDIHGTKMVVRQAIVRGEVTTPKSHKPREVPLNKTAMAALEQADAGVGSIYVFDDEHGSILTRGECKWPLWSACAAAGLRRIGWHVLRHTFASHLAMRGVPIKTIQELLGHSDLKMTMRYAHLSPDVKIDAVGLLEQRGTTSHTAGAQGPVRDRSEDESS; encoded by the coding sequence ATGAGCGTCATCAAGCGCAAGGATGGCCGGTGGCGCATCGATATCGTCATTCGGCGCGGCGGCAAGGCTGTGCGTGTGAAGCAGGCCGCAAAGGGGGCTCGCAACAAGAGCGAGGCGCAGGCGATGGAGCGCACGCTGCGGGCGAAGCTCGAGCACAAGCGCGACCCCGGCAGCAAGGCGCCCGACTTCGGCGACTTCGCAAAGGACTTCCTCGAGAAGTACGCCAAGGTCAACAACAAGCTCAGCGAGTACCAGTCCAAGAAGCAGATTCTGGACACCCACCTGACCCCCTGGTTCTCCGGCAACCGGCTCGACGAAATCGCCGACGAGGACGTGGAGGCGTACAAGGCCGCCAAGGTAGAGCTCAAGCTGTCACCCAAGACGGTCAATAATCACCTGGCCGTTCTGTCCAAGCTCTACTCGTTGGCCATCGACTGGCACCGTGTGAGCTCGGGACCGCGCATCAAGCGGCTTCGGGTGCCGGTGCAGGACTTCGACTTTCTCACCTTCGACGAGGCCGACCGGCTCATCGCTTCCGCTGGCGACTGGCGCCACATGGTCGCCTTCGCGCTTAACACTGGGCTCCGCCACGGCGAACTGCTCGGGCTCCGCTGGTCCGACATCCACGGGACCAAGATGGTCGTCCGGCAGGCCATTGTGCGCGGCGAGGTGACCACGCCCAAGAGCCACAAGCCGAGGGAGGTGCCGCTCAACAAGACCGCCATGGCGGCGCTCGAGCAAGCCGATGCTGGCGTCGGGTCAATCTATGTTTTCGACGACGAGCACGGGAGCATACTGACTCGGGGCGAATGCAAGTGGCCGCTCTGGTCGGCGTGCGCGGCCGCGGGGCTCCGCCGCATCGGCTGGCACGTACTCCGCCATACCTTCGCAAGCCACCTGGCCATGCGAGGCGTGCCCATCAAGACCATCCAAGAGCTGCTCGGCCACAGCGATCTCAAGATGACCATGCGGTATGCCCACCTGTCGCCCGACGTGAAGATCGACGCGGTGGGCCTGCTCGAACAGCGCGGGACGACAAGTCACACGGCGGGAGCCCAGGGACCGGTTAGGGACCGGTCGGAGGACGAAAGCTCATGA
- a CDS encoding RNA ligase: MNQRETSVVEVEAPGIEPGNVSHQKQHETLQNKANGTASELSGDAVSSLQKPLPSTMSGTVSGTDRPPEMLLQSFLRGGGSPEELRTKYAITHRRHGIHSQLVLFKYNQIESPFAEPIVRECRGVILDEADGWRVVSRAFDKFFNEGEGHAAPIDWSTARVQEKLDGSLCVLYPYAGEWHVATSGTPDASGDVQGSDRFADYFWRTFAAHGWRLPEGTRAAEHCFFFELTGPANRIVVVHAEPSLTLLGARDLVSMAELPVGQAARAFDCNAREVREFPLTSIKEIAASFASMSPLTQEGYVIVDGAFNRIKVKHPGYVALHRAKDGMSQKAFVEIARAGETSEVLTAFPEFKPLLDDAKARLDGLTTEVEADFASLRGIEAQKDFAIRAVKTRCSAALFAVRAGKTSSIRRFFAEMRIESLMQLLGYREAA, translated from the coding sequence ATGAATCAGCGAGAAACAAGCGTTGTTGAGGTGGAGGCGCCGGGAATCGAACCCGGCAACGTCAGCCACCAAAAGCAGCATGAAACGCTGCAAAACAAGGCGAATGGCACCGCATCGGAGCTTTCTGGCGATGCCGTGTCGTCCCTACAAAAACCGCTACCGTCCACCATGTCGGGGACCGTTTCGGGGACCGATCGCCCGCCGGAGATGCTGCTCCAATCGTTCCTCCGCGGCGGCGGCTCGCCGGAGGAACTGCGCACCAAGTACGCCATCACACATCGGCGCCACGGCATCCACTCGCAGCTCGTTCTGTTCAAGTACAACCAGATCGAGTCCCCCTTCGCCGAGCCCATCGTCCGCGAATGCCGCGGCGTCATCCTCGACGAGGCCGACGGGTGGCGGGTGGTCTCTCGGGCCTTCGACAAGTTCTTCAACGAGGGAGAGGGCCACGCTGCGCCCATCGATTGGTCGACAGCGCGCGTCCAGGAGAAGCTCGACGGCTCCCTGTGCGTGCTCTACCCATACGCGGGCGAGTGGCACGTGGCCACGTCGGGCACGCCGGACGCATCGGGTGACGTCCAAGGCTCGGACAGGTTCGCCGACTACTTCTGGCGGACCTTCGCGGCTCACGGTTGGCGTCTGCCGGAAGGGACACGGGCGGCCGAGCATTGCTTCTTCTTCGAGCTGACCGGCCCGGCCAATCGGATCGTCGTGGTGCACGCCGAGCCGAGCCTGACCCTGCTCGGGGCCCGCGATCTCGTGAGCATGGCGGAGCTACCCGTTGGGCAGGCGGCGCGCGCGTTCGACTGCAACGCTCGCGAGGTCCGCGAGTTCCCGCTGACCAGCATCAAGGAGATCGCCGCATCCTTCGCGTCAATGTCGCCGCTCACCCAAGAGGGATACGTGATCGTCGACGGGGCATTCAACCGCATCAAGGTGAAGCACCCTGGCTACGTCGCGCTCCACCGTGCCAAGGACGGCATGTCGCAGAAGGCATTCGTTGAGATCGCGCGGGCTGGCGAAACCTCCGAGGTGCTGACGGCCTTCCCTGAGTTCAAGCCGCTGCTCGACGACGCGAAGGCTCGGCTCGATGGGCTCACGACCGAAGTCGAAGCCGACTTTGCCAGCCTGCGCGGGATTGAGGCGCAGAAGGACTTCGCCATCCGGGCGGTCAAAACACGTTGCTCGGCGGCCCTGTTCGCGGTGCGAGCGGGAAAGACCAGCTCGATCCGCAGGTTCTTCGCCGAGATGCGGATCGAATCCTTGATGCAGCTCCTGGGCTATCGGGAGGCAGCATGA